Genomic DNA from Channa argus isolate prfri chromosome 10, Channa argus male v1.0, whole genome shotgun sequence:
TTTGAATCAATGAAAATAGTAAGTGAGAGTGAGTTTTTTAGgtgcacttttgttttaaataacaatttcaTCCGATTTCAGTTGCAGTCAAATGCATAGGCATGTTACATGAAATCGcaatccacaaacacacagacgaCTTAGAAGATAAGCATTCGAAATTTGAGAAAGTACATCTTCCAATGTGTTAAAACGCTGTCATGTTGGAAACAGCCAAATCTAGAATCAGAGGTCATTTTTCAGCACACGTCACAACTGGTATGGTAAGCATGGCATGCAACATTCCTATGTATTTATGTAACATAAATGTGGAAATGTTAGATAACCACATCTAAAAGACAGATAATGTCAGATTGACGTGCCTCAGTTTTAAGCCACTGGGTTTCTTCTCTCTTCATATTGCAGTACAACACTGATGCAACTTCCCTATCAGTTTGTCTGTGTCAGCCACCATGAGTCAACAGCctctaagaaagaaaaaaaaaaaacattttctggtgCCTTTAATACAGTGAAACATAGCTGCACAGTTTCTGTAGACTGGCTCTAATTGTTAACAGAAACAGAAGGCCAGAGGTAAATCGCCCATTGATTATCTGTTAAAATTTTCAGAGTTTGTTAACCTCCACTCAGGTTAGTGATGTGAGAAAACACTGGGTTTGCGATGAATGAGGAATGAGTAAACAATGTTTCACAGAATAGGGAACATGGCTGTCTGCTCATGACagcacagacaaagaaaaaggtATAATCACTCTGGTGTGAAGACATGTCACACTCTGGGTTAGCAGGGAGTTACTGAAGCTTCTGCCAGTGGTAAAGTTATAGTTCAGGCGAGAGAAGGAAGTGCTTACGAGCTGAAAATAGGCTGAGCCGAAGTGCAAACACATCTGACAGAGACTAGCAGACAATGAGCGCTCATCTGTGTGAAGGGTGAGTATGATTACCGGATAGTTCAGGTTTGACCTGGCAATAACACTTTGGCTTCTTACGTTCAGCGCACTGTGTactgttgttgtattttataatgTGAGCCTAAATTTTAGTTATGACTTGATGGAAATACGTTTGAGAACAGTGTTTGAGGTAAATGATTTGGGTTTTGCTTAGGACGAGTTTCTTGTTCTGTCAATTAATATTGAGTTACCCACTCTGCCTTCATCTAGCTGTGATAGCAATCAAGGTCTTGGTCTGTATTAGAGGTGCAAGCTTCATTTTAGTGCTTACAGTTACTAGGTGCTGACAACTAGACATAATAAGCTGCCATTCAAGAGATGGGCACTTTTAACTGGCATACTTATCTTATAATgagttaaaatgtaattatgctTGTGGGTAGCTGTGAGTGAAAGCATCTGAAAGAAAAAGGCCTTCTGGTGATGTGATTGCCCCATTTTTATATGACCTGTGTGCAGTGCCATTTCATTCAGATATCGTTTGTTATCTGTGTATCGGCCCTGTTCAgaaattcaaaaaacatttatatgacATGAAATTCAAATGCCAAAAGGCTTTTCGATGCTGGTAATAAATTTATACTTGATACAATTTGCCATACAATAACAGAATGAGAAGTGGTTAAAAAGTGGAAGAGTAATGTTTCACCCACCACATAAAGGCACAGGTTGTAGACCAGGGAGTTGGTGGACACTAtggcaaatatttctttctttagtgCAAAAGCGTACTGTGCGTTTGGGTGATAAAGACCAGGATATAGTAGCTGAGGGAAACAGATGTGCCACAGGGGGAAAACAGAAGATGTTGCTGGCATGAAAAGCAGGGCTTATGCAAACGACAGCACATGCTGGTGCTACATATCTTCGTCATTCTGTTCCAGATATGTCACACAACTTGTAGTTGCATTTCTCTGACTCTCAAGTTGATTCCTCTGATAGgatatttattaatgtaaattCTGCGGTTATTTGTTACTGTTGAAAATATATAACacacaatacaataaatgaaaacactgaataatttaGTGTGAAGTGCAACGCCAATGTAAAATCTCTTTTAATTCtaatcacaaaacaaataagGTCTGAGCACAGTCATAGCTGCCTGAATCGTGGTGTGAATGCGCTGTTTAGTGTCGCTCTGCCCCAGAGAAAACGTACAGTGACATGCTGCTGTTATGCTTTACAAAGATATTGATTATTTCTCATACCCCTGTAGATCAATCCTGACTGAATGATGTCAGACAGTATACTGGAAGAAATCTTCATTAAACGATctcagcagaagaagaagacatcCCCTTTAAACTACAAGGAGAGATTGTTTGTGCTCACCCAGGAAAAAATTGCTTACTATGATTTTGATTCTGATAAAGGGGTATGTATTTGGACCTGCAAGAACTTCTTTTCTCAAATACTATCTCATAACTTATGTTCACGTTTGCCGTTTTGCATTCGTACAGGATTATAATTTGCTGGCAAGCTTACATACAGCTTACAAGCTTACAAACAGCTACATGTGTAGGTCCTGTGATTATCTGCTGAGTTATCTGACTGTTTCCTCATCTGTTAAGCAGAAGCGAAAAGGTTTCAAAGGATCAGTTGACCTGGAGAAGATCAAGTGTGTTGAGACGGTCCAGCCAGAACCTAATTCCCCACAAGAGCGCATGTATGCATTTCAGGTAGACAATTTGGTCATTTAACTTTTCCAACagcaatatacaatataaagatCGCTCCAAAACATACAGAGAATCTATTAACAATCTAAATAGACAAGGACACTATTATCACAATATCAGTTTAGGGAACTGTAGAGTAATATTAATTTAAGCAAGGGTAATATATTCCTTGTTTGGCAGTGTTTTCCACTGCCTTTTGTCAAAAAATATGCTGGTAGATGCAAATTACAAGCATGTGAGGCTTTCAACTTGAGATCAAGTTTTCTGTTTGCCAGAGAAAAAAACGTTCAAtcctttaacatttaataatgtGAAAGTCAATTGTTAAGAAGTGAAACCATGTCTTACACTCAAATGAACTAGGGGCTTTCAGTGGCCTCGCAGGTGCTGCCATTGCACACCTGTTAAACCATGATACAAGGTGGCTACAGATGGGGAAAATGTGCTTGAATGGTGTTAGTCAACACAGAAAATTCTGAGAAAGGAAATTTATCTGCGTTTAAGATGTTAGATTGTTTGTCACACATATGGGAAGGTGTAAAGCTGAAAAGCTGTACATGAGAAAAGACTGTACGTTCCgctacaaacatttttattaaatttttttgtcatttttgcaacAGATCATTTATGATGAAGGGCCTTTGTACATATTTGCTAGGAATGAAGATATTCGAAATCAGTGGATAACGAAATTGAAACAAAGTAAGTATACATatacaaatgtacacatttatcTCAGCAGTTATGTATTCTGACAGTCCTGTCTCATACGTGCAACATTTAGCTGTATCTTAACGTCGCATCAGCCGAAGTGTTGCGTGCCAGAGCAAATGCAAATGTcgatttaatttaaatgtcacatgTGTGCGCATGTTTTTATTCGTGTGCAAAGTGGTGCGCTTTAACAAGGACCTGATGCAGAAGTACCATCCTTGCTTCTGGGTCGATGGGGTGTGGCTGTGCTGCCACCAGGAAGTCAAACAAGCTATGGGTTGCAAGGTGCTAGATAATAATAAGAATGGTGAGAACTAATTTCTTTTGTGTCATTTCTGCAACAGTCAAATGTTCAACCTGTAAATGGGTTcgttcacattttaaatgtccatAGGCATTCCATCAAAACAATCTCGAAAAAGTGTAACCAGGAAACCTCTTCCTCCTACTCCAACAGAGGTACGAACGCAGTCTTTTAGGGTCAATATATACCAATTCCAAACAGACTATTTTGCTCTCTAATGCGTTTTCTTATCCTGTGCTGCTTCAGGAGAAGCCTGGTCGACCTTTACCTCCACAGCCTGAGCCACCCGCCGCCTCTGTAGGCATCACTGTCATAGCTGAGTACAATTACAAACCCATGACAGACCAAGACCTGGAGCTCAGGAAGGATGAGGAGTACATCATCCTCGAGAAGTCTGACATAAACTGGTGGAAGGCCCGAGACAAATACGGGTAAAatgaacaattttaaatttaaaataaaggacCTAGCTGACGTCTGTTTTCTAATCTCATGACTCTGTGGTGTGAATGTTAAGTAAATCacaaacaatatatttacacTGATCATCCActtcaaaaacatcaaagtaaaatgcaaatggGAAGGGAAAACCAATGTATCCTTTGGAGCACATAAATAAGCAAAATATAACAATAccaatataatataatcaataCTGACTATttcttatttgatttgattagtaacaaaaatgtattaatgaaaTTTTACTAGTATGGTTTGTCCTGCCAAGATCcacatgtatttgtattttagtgtgtatttacattattagtatacactgtgtttcctttttttttttgcagaatagAAGGATACATACCAAGTAATTATGTCGTGGAAACAGAAAGTGGGCTAGAAAGGTTTGAGTGAGTATTggtgtttttttactgtttacattgCTAAATTTGTATTGTGTCAAATCAAACAACTTTTATGTTAGACTAAAACATTAAGTTCACTCAAATATGTTTGATTGCTTTATTTACACAGCTGGTATTGTAAGAATACGAACCGTAGCCAGGCAGAAAAGCTGCTAAAGACTGAGGTAAACTGGGACAAACACAATGAATGGCATTATGCATTCAAACAAATTTACACGCTGTTTCCTGCTCTCAGAACAAAGATGGAGGCTTCTTGATCCGAGATTCAAGCAAAGCTGGGAAATATACCGTGTCTTTGTTCACAAAGAGTGGTGGGTGAGTAAGATTACACCATCAATATACTGTATCCACAGGCTTCACCCGTGTGAATGTATAAAAGAAGAACTCTATGTAATGAAAGCGGAAATAGTGggtgacagagggagagagatgtaAATTTTTTATGCAAAACATGGACCTATGTGCCTGCATGGAGAACATTTTCATCACAGACTGTACTACATTGTGGGCAGCACAGAGGAGTCACAGTATTACCTCCTCATGCATGAACAATAAATCACAAGTTCCTGTCTACATGAACACCTGTTGAATAAACTTTCAAGttactcttctttttctctccacaggGAAACAAGTGGAAGCTGCAGACATTATAACATATGCACCACCCCACAAGGCCAGTTTTATCTGGCAGAGAAGCATCATTTCAACACCATCCCAGATCTTATCAACTACCACCAGCACAATGCAGCAGGTTGATACAGTGGCTCTGATATCTAATGAAGTTAATGTTAGATTCAGGATTTTGTCATATAACAAGATATGATTAAAATTAGGATGTAACCGTAGGAATAAGCAAGGGACACAGATAAATCAATATAGCCGAAGAATATTGAAAATGCAATCTTTCCACACACCCATTGAGCTTACAGGTTAAAAATGTGGCTTATCTCCTTTACCAGGTATGGTCAGCAGGCTGAAATACATCGTTTCTAACCGGGCACGGCCTCCATCAACAGCAGGGCTTGGCTATGGTAAAAGTATGACTGGTATCAATAGGACTTTGTCAACAGACAGACTGCCTTACTGCCTTATGAATTCACTctgttattatgtttttgtgtgctgATTATAACGGATTTCTCTGCGGTTGCGTGAATGCCGCATGTAAtaaaataggtaaaaaagtaaataaaaaattataaataaaaaataaaaaaataaaaataataaataaaaaagtaccaGCACATTTGTTAAAAGTGAAAAGTCCTTTGATTGTTAAtggaatagtttgacattttgatgaaatctgtttttaattcttgCTGAGAGTGTCCAGGTTGATAggacagagaaatgtgaagcTGGAGCCAGCAGGCAGTTTAGTCATATCCACCTTGTCGTAGTAACATAATCCACCAAGCAGCACCACTAAGGCTCTAATTATCAATTAACGAGTTACAGTATATGGTCCTGGAGTCAGCACCCGTAGGGTGCCAGGCAGTCAGTGAGGATAGATAACCCTCTGTTAATGGGCAAACAAATTAGAGCTAATGTGTGAGTTATTGAGCTTCAGAGGCACTAAAAGGTGTGTTTTGCTACCTCATACAGAGCCAGGCTGGTGTTAAGCTCTGTTTcaagtctttgtgctaagctaagcagCTTACCACTTTCTGAAACATACTGCATAAGCCCCGGGATGAAGGTGAAAACGTTTTTCTATTCCATAACGTAGACAGAGTACTGGAAtaaaagtgcttttcttttctctcctgcttGTTTCAGGTGTGTGGGAGATCGACCCCCATCATCTTACCTTCATCAAAGAGCTGGGCTCTGGTCAGTTTGGAGTGGTGAAGTATGGAAAGTGGCAGGGCCAGCATGATGTGGCCATTAAGATGATTAAAGAGGGCTCCATGTCAGAAGATGATTTTATAGAAGAGGCAAAAATCATGATGTAAGCAAAACTACATCTGGATTTAGTCTATTTATGTGTGACTACACTTACATATCTAAACTGGgtctgtgttcattttgtgcCTGACTATTAAGCAACTGGTTTGTCACACTGGGAAGTGTAGTCTCTGTAAAGCCTGTGAGGAAAACCCATTTATAATACTTAACTTCCTTCTCCTTTTGCTTAAACCAGGAAGCTTCGCCACGAGAACCTGGTACAGCTGTATGGTGTCTGCACCACACAAAGACCTATTTATATAGTCACCGAGTTCCTTTCGAATGGCTGCTTGCTGACTTACCTCAAGGAGGGCCTCAAACAACACCCAACAACAGTTCAGCTCCTAGAGATGTGCAAAGATGTCACCGAGGGCATGGCCTATCTAGAGACCATGCAGTACATCCACAGAGACCTGGTGAGAGACAAGGATATGCCACATaacaaaagtgcaaaacacaCACCGCTACATTCCTACATGACTGCATCATGCTACTTGGGTTAGGTgttaagataagataagactAAAGGTTTAATGATTATAGCTAAATAAAGAGTGTTGTCTGCTTTATCCTCAGGCTGCAAGGAACTGTTTGGTAGATGGCAATGGTACGGTGAAAGTAACAGACTTTGGACTATCAAGGTAACTACTTCCTGTGAACTGCAGggcacacacagatacacaagaGCCTTAAAAAGTATACTAAAATCAACTCGTCCCGGCCTCATTTCACTGGTGGGGAGTAATTGAGTACATATACTCAAGTACTAACAAGCACTTAGAATTTTGCAAGTACtttgtcttccttttcttttttaaccgTTAATGCTTTAAGCACAGTACAATATAGaatatataacaatatatatAACAATACAGTACATTGTTGGAAGGCGGAACTCTCAGATGTAGTATTTCTTACAATGCAATATTTGTAGtacatttgtactttaagtaaaggACCTTCCACCACTGTTTAGGTATGTCTTAGATGATGAATACACAAGCTCAGCAGGATCCAAGTTTCCTGTTCGCTGGTCACCTCCTGAGGTCCTCCTCTACTGCAAATTCAGCAGCAAGTCAGACATCTGGGCATATGGTGAGTAAACATAATGAACAGTGTATTTTCCATTTACAAAAGGCCAGTGCCCTCATCAATTTCTGGTCACGCATCTGGCGAGTGTAAACCAAGCGTAAATGATTTCACAAACCATGAATACACACTTGTATCTTAACTAGTGCTTTCAACACATGAACTGTCTCCATTCAGGGGTTCTTATGTGGGAGGTGTACACTTTAGGGCGACTTCCGTATGAACGCCTAAACAACACGGAAATAGTGGACCAGGTCTCCCGGGGTCTGCGTCTCTACCGCCCCCAGCTGGCTAATGAGAAAATCTACAGCATTATGTCAAGCTGCTGGCATGAGGCAAGTCAATTTTGTGTTGGACTGTAAGCAGTCTTGTCCTGGCattttttaggtgttttttttttttttttttttgtattacgTTACATTTTTactcacttttacttttacattttggaggcaatttgttgtatttactaaattttttattcttctttaatCTTTGTCACAGCTTTGCAACTTTTGATTATCATTCATAAATAATATGATCAAATAATCAATTATAATAGAGATTGAGGAACCCAGCCAACCAGTAGCCCATGAATAGTCATTTAAATTGACCtaatattcacaaaatgtgtgCTGTTTATGCATCATGTGTATGTTACGCTGACATTACCCCCATATTccattcttttccttttttaacccAATGCTTATCTTTGTGTACATTtaccaaaataacattttgaatgcagggcTAATAGAGAATTTCAATGCTGTGGAGTAGCTTCTTTAAGTATAAGTAGCAGTAATTCTTACACCACTGATGCCCCTGTCAGTGGTGCACCATGTGCAGACTGCTGATAGTATAAGAATATATATTTGCTGAACACCAAACTTAGagcttctctttgttttgtttcagaaagCAGATGAAAGACCCACCTTTCAGGAGCTGGCACTGAATGTTCAGGATCTGTTGTACGAGCTCCAGTAGACTACAAAACaatccacacacaaactgttcACAGAGCAGCATTTCTGCATTTCCCCGGAAAGTTAACATCATCATAAAAACAGTTTAGTGTGAATATAGGGTTAAGCAGTCTCACTGGGTTTCACTAtaataatgtgaataaatgtaatgtgaatGTCACTATAACTCCGGATTTGAGTAGCCTTCCCATCACATGAAGTTCTGTACTCTCATTTAATATGTGTACATTTAATTGAAGGTTATTGGATTAAACTATATTGTATCTGTATTTATTGTGCAACAAACATTTGGTGGGTATAGACACTAGGAAGAGGGGATTCTATTCTATTCGCAAATGTATTTACAGCCGAACTTTAGTGCTTTAGATTATTCTGCATGCAATACTTACAGCACCTATTCAAATAGTTATGACCAACCACTCAAAAGGGAGCGAGGAGGAGCCACTGGAGGCACCAAATcaagaaaagtaataaaacaaaactcaactaattatgcatttttaaatgcatctacactaaaaacaaataagggaaaaagaaaacaaagtatatccctcatatttattttgcaaagtACCCCCCGCAACCCCCTCCAGAGAGacgagagagggaaagagaggaaggggaagaaaacacatacacaatggATGCCACATAACAGTTGTATTCCCTGGAATCATTGTGGAGTGTAGAAACATTTGCATGTGGAAAAAGGCTTTATAAGAGTGTGTTTGTAATATGTGTTGCGCAAATAAAAGCCAAGTATGACAGgctttgaaatgactgaaattatGCATTAATGATGCATTAATAATAGATTGACAGTGTGATGTATTTTTGTTGGCCTCTGCAATGACTGTAAGGTTTGGCAAACACAGGTAATGGTGCCTGTTAGTAAGATTTAGAGTTTCACACATAGTAAGCGATTTTTGTTAATACGTTTGTTAATaagttataaaaacattatttcagtaTTGCTAATGTAAAAGATGACGCTTGTATGATAGCAGCGACGTCAAAAGAACGCGTGCTGTTGATTGGTTGAGCAGTTTCCTGCTTCCTGTCGCCCATTCACACACGTGAAGGTCAGTATTAGATCCACAAGGCTTTCATATTTCCAAAAAACTTCTCTTAAGGACGCTTTGTTTTTAGGCAACTATGGACGGCCAGGCAGCGACGACAGACCCTCAGCTTCAGCACTTCATCGAAATTGAGTCCCAAAAGCAAAGGTTTCAACAGCTGGTGCATCAAATGACTGAGGTTTGCTGGGTAAGACGAGCTTTAAGCTAGTAGCAGTGTTGCTGTGCAGTTTTTAGATCCGTGTCATTTAGCTGAAACTG
This window encodes:
- the btk gene encoding tyrosine-protein kinase BTK isoform X2, whose amino-acid sequence is MMSDSILEEIFIKRSQQKKKTSPLNYKERLFVLTQEKIAYYDFDSDKGKRKGFKGSVDLEKIKCVETVQPEPNSPQERMYAFQIIYDEGPLYIFARNEDIRNQWITKLKQMVRFNKDLMQKYHPCFWVDGVWLCCHQEVKQAMGCKVLDNNKNGIPSKQSRKSVTRKPLPPTPTEEKPGRPLPPQPEPPAASVGITVIAEYNYKPMTDQDLELRKDEEYIILEKSDINWWKARDKYGIEGYIPSNYVVETESGLERFDWYCKNTNRSQAEKLLKTENKDGGFLIRDSSKAGKYTVSLFTKSGGETSGSCRHYNICTTPQGQFYLAEKHHFNTIPDLINYHQHNAAGMVSRLKYIVSNRARPPSTAGLGYGVWEIDPHHLTFIKELGSGQFGVVKYGKWQGQHDVAIKMIKEGSMSEDDFIEEAKIMMKLRHENLVQLYGVCTTQRPIYIVTEFLSNGCLLTYLKEGLKQHPTTVQLLEMCKDVTEGMAYLETMQYIHRDLAARNCLVDGNGTVKVTDFGLSRYVLDDEYTSSAGSKFPVRWSPPEVLLYCKFSSKSDIWAYGVLMWEVYTLGRLPYERLNNTEIVDQVSRGLRLYRPQLANEKIYSIMSSCWHEATDERPTFQELALNVQDLLYELQ
- the btk gene encoding tyrosine-protein kinase BTK isoform X1, encoding MMSDSILEEIFIKRSQQKKKTSPLNYKERLFVLTQEKIAYYDFDSDKGKRKGFKGSVDLEKIKCVETVQPEPNSPQERMYAFQIIYDEGPLYIFARNEDIRNQWITKLKQMVRFNKDLMQKYHPCFWVDGVWLCCHQEVKQAMGCKVLDNNKNGIPSKQSRKSVTRKPLPPTPTEEKPGRPLPPQPEPPAASVGITVIAEYNYKPMTDQDLELRKDEEYIILEKSDINWWKARDKYGIEGYIPSNYVVETESGLERFDWYCKNTNRSQAEKLLKTENKDGGFLIRDSSKAGKYTVSLFTKSGGETSGSCRHYNICTTPQGQFYLAEKHHFNTIPDLINYHQHNAAGMVSRLKYIVSNRARPPSTAGLGYGKSVWEIDPHHLTFIKELGSGQFGVVKYGKWQGQHDVAIKMIKEGSMSEDDFIEEAKIMMKLRHENLVQLYGVCTTQRPIYIVTEFLSNGCLLTYLKEGLKQHPTTVQLLEMCKDVTEGMAYLETMQYIHRDLAARNCLVDGNGTVKVTDFGLSRYVLDDEYTSSAGSKFPVRWSPPEVLLYCKFSSKSDIWAYGVLMWEVYTLGRLPYERLNNTEIVDQVSRGLRLYRPQLANEKIYSIMSSCWHEATDERPTFQELALNVQDLLYELQ